The genome window GTCCGCACACGATCAGCGGCCCGGCGCTGATGGCGGCGGGACGGCTGATCACTTCGATCTGAATCCCGGCTGTCTCGTTCCCTACTGCGGCAGCGTGAGCGACCAGAAGCACGGGATCAGGATCACGGTCAGAATCCAGCAGATCAGATCCAGCGGGATGCCGATCTTGAGGTAGTCGGAGAACTTGTACCCGCCCGGGTTCAGGACCATCAGGTTCGTCTGGTATCCGATCGGCGTCGCGAAGCCGTAGGACGAGGTGACCGCGACTGCGATCAGGAGCGGCCGGGGATCGAGTCCCGTGGCGCGGGCCGTGGCGATGGCGAGTGTCCCCATCAGGGCGGCACAGGCGTTATTGCTCAGCAGCTCCGTCAGCAGTCCCGTCAGCAGGACGATCGCGGCCAGGATCGCCAGCGGACCGTAGGGCTGCACGATTGTCAGCAGTTGGCCCGCGAGCCACTCGGCGGCGCCGCTGGAGTCGAGGGCGCGGCTCACTCCGAGGGCCGAGGCGACGAGGACCAGGACCGAGAGGTCCATCGATCGCATCGCCTCGCGGCTGGAGACGCATCCGCTGAAAATCGAGAGGGCCGCGGCGGCCATGGCGACGATCGCCGCGAGCTCGGGCTCGAACGACATCCCGATGATCACGAAGGCCAGGATCGCGAGGGCCCGCCAGGCGCGGTGGTGGACGATGGGAGCGGAGTCGTCGAGGCCGGAGACGAGGATGAAGTCCCGTGAGTTCCGCCATCGCCGGGCGAAGTCGGCGCCGGCGTCGACGAGGAGCGTGTCCCCCGACTCCAGGACGATCTTGCCGATCTTCTCCGAGAGCTTCTGTCCGCTGCGGTGGACGGCGATGATCGAGGCCTGATAGCGGGACCGGAAGTCAGCCGCTTTGACGCTCATGCCGACAAGCGGCGAACTCTGCGAGATGACCACTTCGGCGAGCTGATGGCCTGTCCGGGGGGCGGGCTTGGGTGTCGAGTCGGAGGGAGCGGCCCCCTCGGTCGCGGTGCCGGCGGCGGAGGTCGGCTCGATCTCGTGGTGCTCGACCGGATCGAGGCCGCGGATCTTCTGGACGTCGACGATCGTGCCGATGACGCCGGAGAAATAGAGAAGGTCGTTCGCCTGGACTTTCTCGCTGGGGGCGACGGGCGAGAGCAGCTCACCGGCCCGTTCGATCTGATAGAGGTAGAGGCCGGGGAGGTCGCGGAGGCCGGCCGCGCGGATCGTCTGGCCGACCCACGGGCAGTCTCCGCGGACGATCAGCTCCGCGGTGTACTCGCGGGGATGGGACTCGACGTACTCGAGGAGGTCCTTGCGGTCGGGAAGCAGCTTCTGGCCGACGGTAATCAGGAACGCCAGGCCGATGATCGTGACCGGGATGCCGACGGGGGAAAGTTCGAACATCGTCATCCCGCCGAGTCCCTGCTCGCGGAGCGTGCCGTCGACGACGAGGTTCGTGCTCGTGCCGATCAAGGTGCAGGTCCCGCCGAGGATCGAGGCGTAGGAGAGGGGGATGAGGAGCTTGGACGGGGAGGTCCGCATCTTCTTGGCGACGCTGATGAAGATCGGCAGGAAGAAGGCGACGATCGTCGTGTTGTTGAGGAACGCCGACATCGTGGCGATGGGCGTGATCAGTCGGAACAGCGGGGTGCCGGACTGGGTCCGGCCGAGCAGGTAGTGGCTGAGCGTCTCCATCCCGCCCGTTCCCTGGAGTCCCGCCCCGACGATGAACAGGGCCGCGATCGTCAGGATCGCGGGGTTGGCGAAGCCGAGGAGCGCCTGGTCGAGGGAGACGACGCCGAAGGCTACCAGGATCAGGAGCGCGGAGAGCATGATGACCTCCGCACCGAACCGTTCCTGGAGCAGGCCGAGGATGACGCCGACGAGGACGACGCAGGTCAGGACGAGATGCAGCGTGTTCCGCGTTGTGATCTCGACGCGGACCCGCTCCAGCGCGGCCCGGCCTTCGGGGGTCTTGAGCGATTCGGTGGCCGGGAGATGCGCGAGGGTCTTGCGGTCCCGCTTGCGGAGGACGTCTTCCGCGGCGGTGCGGATTTCGGGCTGCGGGTCGTCGAGCCGGGCGACGAGCTGGTTGAGTTCGATCCGGTTGCGGATTCGTTCGACGCGCGTCCGGACCGTCGGTTCGGTCACGACGGCGGTCGGGGGGAGGACTTCCAGGGCGTGCGGACCGGCGGCGATCAGCGTCTTTTCCGCGTCCCGCTGCGTCTGGATGTCGTCGGCCATCAGGCTGTCGACGGCCGCGGCGAGCGCCCCTTTGTTCTCGGTCGCTGCGGCCGCATTCGCCGCGGGGGCCGGTTCTGCGGCGTGGGCTGCGGTCGTCGAGAACGTCGTCCCGGTCCAGATGGCCAGCGCCAGGGCGGCGCGGAGGGCCAGCAGTCGATAGAGCATGAAACCTGATTCCGTCGTCGGTGATCAGTGGAACGGGAAGGGCTGGCGGGACCGGAAGCCCGGGATCGTCACGTTCGTCCCCGTTCGCTGCTCGTGCAGTCGGCGGGAACGACGATCCACCGGCGTGGAGTTTATGGGGGAAATCCCGATCGGAAAGGATCCCGACCGAACCGATTCGCTAAATGCCGTCCCCGGCGGTGAAGACTTCCTCGCGGCGGACCGGCTCACCGCGCAGGACGGAGGCGAGGGTGGCCTTGTCCATGAGCTGCGTGGTGAAGTTGCGGATATCGAGGAGGACGCGGCGGAAGCGGCAGAACGGCTCCTGCGAGCAGGGCTCATAGTCGCTGGAGGAGACGCAGCCGATGGGGGCCAGGATTCCGTCGAAGAAGCGGACGACCTGTCCCATGCTGAGCCGGTCGGGGGCGACGGCGAGTTCGAAGCCGCCGATGCGTCCCGGGATGCTGCGGACCCAGCCCTGGCTTTTGAGTTCGAGCATGATCTGCTCGAGGAACTTCTTGGGGACGTCGTTCTTTGTCGCGATTTCGCGGATCGAGATGGGACCTTCCCCGTAGCGACTTGCGAGCGCGAAGAGCGCTCGCAGGGCATAGTCGGAACGTCGGGAAAGTCGCATGGCGTGGCCATCCTCGGTCGAAGTCGGAACTTTGAAAATACACCATCCAGGTCGGAATTCGAAGCCCGGCGAGCGTCCCGCTGTCTCGAACCACGTCCTTGCCGGCGCGACTGTGCCAGCTCAAACCCGATGTGCGACGGCCGCTGGGGTCAAGGGGGTCTCACCCCCTTGCCGCCGGAGGCGCTTTTTATGAGGAACATTGGGACACGACGGGTGTCCCCTTTGTAGAAGAAAGATTCTTTCGTCCCTGACGGGACTGCTGGTCCGGAGCCACACTGCGAACCCACCATTGAAATGGTGGGCTATTTTCGGCCGTCCCTGGCGGGACTTCCTGGGGCCTGTTGTGGTTCGGTTGCCGGTTCGCGAGCCACGCGGGTTGGTGAGGGGGCATACGGCACGTTGTCCGCGCTTGGACACGCGCTCCTTCAGACATCTCTCGACGGCCAGGCCTCCGGCGGGCAAGAGGGCGTTGCCCCCTTGCATCCCCCACCAGGGTGCCCCTGGACCCGGTTGAATTCTGTCATGGATCGTCCGCCCTTTGGTCCGCGAGGCCGTGAGTGTCCGTCCACGCCACCGCTCACTAGACTCGGCCAGGAATTCTCTCCGCTGCCATCTGGAGCCTGCGCCCGCCATGCGAACCGTCCTCTTCGCCTCCGCCCTCGGTCTTGCTTTCGCGGGATGTGCGCCGGCCCCCGCCCCCGCTCCCTCGGACAGCGCCTCGCCGGCGGCCAAAGAGGCTGCTCCCCCGGCGGCCGAGAAGACCACTCCCCCAGAAGCCCCGGCCGATCCCATGACGGCGGCCGTCGCCGCCAAGCCCGCCGCGGCGCCTGCGCCGCTGACGCCCCCTTCGACCGCGGAGTGCATCCCCTACGTCAATCCGCTCACCGCCGAAGAGATCGAGGCGGGCTGGCTGAGCCTGTTCGACGGACACACCCTCTTCGGCTGGGCCTCCAACCAGTCGGAAGTGAACTGGTCGGTGAAGGACGGGACGATCACCGCCGACTCCGGGCCGATCGGACTGCTCAATACCACCGTCCCGTTCGCGGACTTCGAATTCCGGTGCGAGTTCCGGACCGCCGAGGGGGCCAACAGCGGTGTCTTCCTGCGGACGACTGCCGATCCGAAGGACCTCAAGGCGGACTGCTACGAACTGAACATTGCCGACGAGCAGCCGGAAGGGTTTCTGACGGGCTCGATCGTCGGCTGGAAGAAGACCGACGAGCCGATCAAGGGCTCGGGGGACTGGCGGAAGTTCTCCGTTACCGCCGAGGGGAACCGCGTTCGGGTGCAGCTCGACGGCAAGGAGATCATGGACTTCACGGACGAGTCCGCCGCGCGGAAGTCGGGGCTGCTGGGGCTGCAGAAGAACAAGGGGAAGGTGGAGTTCCGGAACCTCGCGGTCAAGCCGCTCGGTATGGAGAAGCTGTTCAACGGAAAGGACACGGCGGGGTGGACGCTGGTGCCGGGGAGCAAGTCGAAGTTTGACATCGTCGATGGGGCGATTCATTGCCATGACGGTCCCGGGTTTCTGGAGACGGAGCGGGAGTTCGGGAACTTTGTTGCGCGGGTTGATGCCCAGACGCACGCGGCGGATCTCAACAGCGGGTATTTCTTCCGCGCGATGAAGGGGACGGAGAAGGACCCGTCGAACGGGTATGAGGTGCAGGTCCACAACGGGATTGAGAATGGGGATCCGTGCCGGGCGTCGAATGCGGGGACGGGGGCGATCTTCCGGCGTGTTTCGGCCCGGCGGGTGATTCCGAAGGACAAGGAGTGGTGTACGACGACGCTGGTGGCGAATGGCAACCGGATGGCGGTGTGGGTGAACGGGTATGCGGTGGTGGATTGGGAGGACACGCGGAAGCCGGATGAGAATCCGCGGAAGGGACAGCGGACGAAGGCGGGGCATATCAGTCTGCAGGGTCATGATCCGACGACGGATGTGTCGTTCCGGAATATTCAGGTCGTGGAACTGCCGTAGATGATGAATTCCCTCACCGGGTCCAGGGGCACCCTGGTCAGGGGGTGCAGGGGGCAGAATGCCTCTTGCCCGCCGGAGGCCTGGCCGTCGAGAGATATCTGAAGGAGAGCGTGTCCAAACGCGGACACCGTGCCGTATGCCCCCTCACCAACCCGCTGCGATTCCAAAGCGAGTGGTGTGATGTGAGGGAGTCCTCAACGCCAGTACCACAAAGGGGACATCCGTTGTGTACCACGGTTCCTCACCAGAGTGCCTCCGGCGGCAAGGGGTCACCCCCTTGACCCCGGCTGCCGTGGCACGTTGGGTTTGAGCTAACGCGCCGTCCTCGGCATGGACGCGGTTCACATCGCAACTTGTGCGGCCGCCGCATTTTGACTTCCCTTCCCCAGTGCCTTCCACGAAACTCGGTTGGTCCTCAAAGGACAAATCTGCGTTAGATGGGCAGACGGCTGGGGAGACTCCGGATGAGCATCACGATGAACATGTTGGCACAAGTCGGAAACGGCGGAGGCGGCAACGGCCAGGGGCCACTCTTCTGGGGCATCGTCGGGATCGTCGTCCTCGCCCTCTTCGTCTTCCTCATGGTCCTGGCCCGCTACTTCGGCCTGTGGATCCAGTCGAAAATGTCCCGGGCGGGAATCTCCCTCCCGAACCTCGTCATGATGTCGATCCGCAAGGTGAACCCGAGCGTGATCGTCCGCACCAAGATCATGGCGGTCCAGGCGGGACTCACCGAGCAATACCCGATCTCCACCCAGGCCCTCGAAGCCCACTACCTCGCGGGCGGCAACGTCCAGAACGTCATCCGGGCCCTCGTCGCCGCCCACAAGGCCGGGATCGACATGGACTGGCAGGTCGCCCAGGCGATCGACCTCGCCGGCCGCGACGTCCTCGAGGCGGTCAGGACGAGCGTGTATCCCAAGGTCATCGAGTGTCCCGATCCGCGGAAGACCGCCGGGACTCTCGACTCCGTCGCCGCCGACGGCATCCAGCTCAAGGCCCGCGCCCGCGTCACCGTGCGGACCAACATCAAGCAGCTCATCGGGGGAGCGACCGAAGAGACGATCGTCGCCCGCGTCGGCCAGGGGATCGTCCAGGCGATCGGCTCGACGAGCTCCTACAAGCTCGTCCTCGAGAACCCGGAACTGATCTCGCAGACGGTGCTGAACCAGGGACTCGAGGCCCAGACCTCCTTCGAGATCGTCTCGATCGATATCGCCGACATCGACGTCGGCGACAACATCGGCGCCCGGCTCCAGGCGGACCAGGCCGAGGCGGACATGCGGGTCGCCCAGGCCCGCGCCGAGCAGCGGCGGGCCGAGATGGCGGCGCGGGAAGTCGAGATGGTCGCCAAGACCCAGGAAAACCGCGCCGAGGTGGTCCTGGCGGAGGCCGCCATTCCCAAGGCGGTCGCCGAGGCGTTCCGGGACGGTTCGCTCGGTCTCCTGGACTACTATGAGATCAAGAACCTCCAGGCAGACACGTCGATGCGGAGCTCGATCGCCGGCGTGAAGGCGGAGGGGAATTCCGCCTCGGCGTAGCACGTTGTTGAAGAATGGATTTCGAAAGTGTCCTGCCGACACCAGCCCGAAGCGCGAGCGAGGGAATTCACGCCATGTCCCTCGCTGGCGCTTCGGGCTAGTGTGGGAGCGTAGTGCCGTCCGCTCCGCGTTTCGTTCCGTCCCGGCTGTGGGAGATCTCCCGTGACTGTCCCTGCGATCCTGGCCGCCGGCGTCGATCCGGGCGCGATCATCGCCATCATCTTCGGGCTGATCTCGTTCATCGGCTGGATCGTCAATCAGGTCAACTCGGCCCAGAAGGCTCCTCCGCCTCCCCGCAAGCGGGCGCCGCGCGACCGGAGCATCCAGGACGAGATCGACAAGTTCCTGTCGGAGCGGGAAACCCCGCCGGCCGCCGAGCAGCGCAATCGCGAGACGCCGATTCCCCGGAAGGCGCCGGAGCCCCGGCCGCAGCCCCCCCGCAAGGCCCCTGCACCGGCTCAGACGACTCGTCCGCTCCAGCAGCAGAAGCCGCGGCCCAAGGCGAACGGGAACGGGAACGGCGGCAATCGCCCGCAGCCCAAGAGCCCCCAGCCCGGCCGGACCGTTGCCGACGCACCCGCCGCCCCGATTTCCAATCGCGGACCGGCGCTCGGAGCGCAGGTGACGCAGCACCTGGCGGAGGCGATGGCGCCGCGGATTGGCCAGGCGGTGCAGCAGGACCTGCCCCATGCGGTCCAGCAGTCGGTCGATCGGCACCTGGGGAAGACCCGGACCATCAGCGGCCGTCCGGGAGGCGAGGCGGGCGGCGGCTCCGCCGCGCTGATCGTGGCGATGCTGAAGAAGCCGGAGACCGTCCGGGCGGCGATCATCCTGAACGAGGTCCTCGCCCCGCCGCCGTCGATGCGGCGGAAGCGCGTCTCCTGATCGCGGGATTCCCGGGCCGTTTCCGCGGGGGGAAGACGCTCGAAACGCGGGCTTGTTCGCGGAGTCGACCTGTCGAATCGGTCATTTCGCAGAGCGGGAGTTCGAGTGGCAAAGAATTCGCTCCGGGCCGGTTCACTCCCCTCGGTGAATCTCCTTAAGATTGCTTGGGCCCGTCCGTGAGATCTGCGCTCTCCAGTATGTCTCTGACTGTCGAAGACCTGTCGAACTCCATCGCCCGCCTGAAGTTGCTCTCGGATGCCGAGCTGCTGCAGGCCCGGTCCGCGGTCCGGACCGAGGACGCCGGTGAGTTCCTCGATTACCTCGTCCGACGCCAGATGCTGACCGACTTCCAGGCGGACCGCCTGAAAGGGGGGGAGCATGACATCCTCGTCGTCGGCGGGTGCAAGCTCTTGTATCGAAATGCGTCGGGCAGTTTCGCGCGGCTGTATCGCGCCTGCTCGATGTCCGACGGGAGCATGGTGGGGATCAAGCTCCTGCGGGAGCGGTGGGCCAAGGACGCCGATTTCGTCCGCCTGTTCCACCGGGAAGGGGAGATCGGCCAGAAGCTGAAGCACCCCAACATCGTCCCGATCTACCGCTGCGGGACGGACCGCCAGTACCACTACCTGGCGATGGAATTTGTGGAAGGGGGGAACCTCCGGGACTTCCTGAAGATCCGCAAGAAGCTGGTGCCGCTGGAAGCCTGCAAGTACGCCCTGCAGCTGGCGAGCGGGCTGGAGTACGCGCTGCGGTTCGGGTTTACGCACCGGGATCTGAAGCCGACGAACGTCCTGATGAGCAGCACGGGGGTGGTGAAGCTCATCGACTTCGGGCTGGCGGCGGACGATTCGCTGCTGAACCGGGCCGGGACCGACCTGCAGCAGGCGGTCGAGTATTCCACGCTGGAGAAGGGGTCGGGAGCGCCGACGAACGATCCGCGGAGCGACCTCTTCTTTCTGGGGACGATCCTGTACGAGATGCTGACGGGACAGAAGCCCTACGCGAGCACGAAGGACCGCGAGGAGCGGAAGCGTTTTGGCCGGTATCGGGACATTCCGTTCGTGACTTCGATCGACCGCCACATTCCGCCGGATGTCGCGACGGTCGTCGACAACCTGCTGCAGATCAATCCGGCGATGCGGTATCAGACGCCGGGGCTGGTGGTGGCGGCGTTGCAGAAGGCGATTGTGTCGTTGGGAGGGCCGGCCGGCGGGGCGGATGCGGCTTCGTCCGAAGGGGGCGGTGAGGGGAGTGCGGCGCGGAGTCCGACGGTGTTGATTGTGGAGAACCGTCCCAAGCAGCAGGACATGCTTCGCGATTATCTGTCGAACCGGGGTTACCGGGTGCTGATGTTGAGTGATGTGGACCGTGCGATGTCGCGGTTGAAGAATCAGCCGCCGGATTGTCTGGTGCTGGTGGGCGAGGTGGTGGGGGACCGGATCGTTTCGGACTTCAAGACGGCGGCGGATGATTTGTTGGCGACGAAGCCGGCGGTGGTGGCGTTGTTGTCGGAGAAGCAGGTGGGGTTGCAGGATGGGTTGTCGCCGAATTCGGCGCGGACGCAGGTGCTGGTGCAGCCGGTGACGTTGCGGGAGTTGCGGCGCCGGATTCAGCAGAGTCTGGAAGCCAGAACCTAGCGCCGCCCCAACTGGCCCAACTCACCGGGCTCCAGGGGGTACCCCTGGTGGGGAGTGCAGAGGGGCAACGCCCCTTTGCCCGCCGGAGGCCCTCTCGTCTCGATCTCTCTGAAGGAGCGAGTGTCCAAGCGCGGACTCCGTGCCGGATGCCCCCACATCAACCCGCTGGGAGTGCGGGGCGAGCGGTGAGTGCTCAACGGCGGTCCCACAAAGGGGCGTCCGTTGCGTCCCACGGTTCCGCGAGGGAAGTGCCTCCGGCGGCAAGGGGTTGCCCCCTTGACCCCGGCTGCCGTCGCACGTTGGGTTTGAGCTATCAGAGTCGTGCCGGCAAGGACGCGGACGTGGGTCAGGCTTTCCCGTCTCGCGCGAAGCGCGCCAGCGTCTCCTGAAACCGCTTCTTCCCATCCTCCACCACCCGCCGAATCTCCTTCGTATTCTCCTCGCTCTCCTTCCGCAGCTTCGCGATCGTCTCCAACGACTCGACCTGGAAGTTGCTGATCGCATCGACCAGCTTCTGCACCGACTCCGGCTTGATCGTCGACCCGTATCCCGCCTTCAGCGCCGCCCGCTCCAACTCCTGTCCCACCTCGGCGATATCTTCAATCCCCTTGTTCACGCCAACCTTCATCGCCTCGGTCGCCTGCGTCGCCTCATGCAGACCGTGCTGCGAGGTGTAGACCGTCCCCAGGATCGTGAAGACGTGCTCGTTCGTCGTGAAGAACGTCACCGCCCGCCGGAAGACCCGGTCCTTCACGTCATGCGTCTGCTTCAGCTTCGTAATCAGCGTCTCGCCGACGTCGTACCCGATCCGCAGGTTCTCCGAGA of Planctomyces sp. SH-PL14 contains these proteins:
- a CDS encoding SLC13 family permease, which encodes MLYRLLALRAALALAIWTGTTFSTTAAHAAEPAPAANAAAATENKGALAAAVDSLMADDIQTQRDAEKTLIAAGPHALEVLPPTAVVTEPTVRTRVERIRNRIELNQLVARLDDPQPEIRTAAEDVLRKRDRKTLAHLPATESLKTPEGRAALERVRVEITTRNTLHLVLTCVVLVGVILGLLQERFGAEVIMLSALLILVAFGVVSLDQALLGFANPAILTIAALFIVGAGLQGTGGMETLSHYLLGRTQSGTPLFRLITPIATMSAFLNNTTIVAFFLPIFISVAKKMRTSPSKLLIPLSYASILGGTCTLIGTSTNLVVDGTLREQGLGGMTMFELSPVGIPVTIIGLAFLITVGQKLLPDRKDLLEYVESHPREYTAELIVRGDCPWVGQTIRAAGLRDLPGLYLYQIERAGELLSPVAPSEKVQANDLLYFSGVIGTIVDVQKIRGLDPVEHHEIEPTSAAGTATEGAAPSDSTPKPAPRTGHQLAEVVISQSSPLVGMSVKAADFRSRYQASIIAVHRSGQKLSEKIGKIVLESGDTLLVDAGADFARRWRNSRDFILVSGLDDSAPIVHHRAWRALAILAFVIIGMSFEPELAAIVAMAAAALSIFSGCVSSREAMRSMDLSVLVLVASALGVSRALDSSGAAEWLAGQLLTIVQPYGPLAILAAIVLLTGLLTELLSNNACAALMGTLAIATARATGLDPRPLLIAVAVTSSYGFATPIGYQTNLMVLNPGGYKFSDYLKIGIPLDLICWILTVILIPCFWSLTLPQ
- a CDS encoding RrF2 family transcriptional regulator, encoding MRLSRRSDYALRALFALASRYGEGPISIREIATKNDVPKKFLEQIMLELKSQGWVRSIPGRIGGFELAVAPDRLSMGQVVRFFDGILAPIGCVSSSDYEPCSQEPFCRFRRVLLDIRNFTTQLMDKATLASVLRGEPVRREEVFTAGDGI
- a CDS encoding serine/threonine-protein kinase, translating into MSLTVEDLSNSIARLKLLSDAELLQARSAVRTEDAGEFLDYLVRRQMLTDFQADRLKGGEHDILVVGGCKLLYRNASGSFARLYRACSMSDGSMVGIKLLRERWAKDADFVRLFHREGEIGQKLKHPNIVPIYRCGTDRQYHYLAMEFVEGGNLRDFLKIRKKLVPLEACKYALQLASGLEYALRFGFTHRDLKPTNVLMSSTGVVKLIDFGLAADDSLLNRAGTDLQQAVEYSTLEKGSGAPTNDPRSDLFFLGTILYEMLTGQKPYASTKDREERKRFGRYRDIPFVTSIDRHIPPDVATVVDNLLQINPAMRYQTPGLVVAALQKAIVSLGGPAGGADAASSEGGGEGSAARSPTVLIVENRPKQQDMLRDYLSNRGYRVLMLSDVDRAMSRLKNQPPDCLVLVGEVVGDRIVSDFKTAADDLLATKPAVVALLSEKQVGLQDGLSPNSARTQVLVQPVTLRELRRRIQQSLEART
- a CDS encoding DUF1080 domain-containing protein, which gives rise to MRTVLFASALGLAFAGCAPAPAPAPSDSASPAAKEAAPPAAEKTTPPEAPADPMTAAVAAKPAAAPAPLTPPSTAECIPYVNPLTAEEIEAGWLSLFDGHTLFGWASNQSEVNWSVKDGTITADSGPIGLLNTTVPFADFEFRCEFRTAEGANSGVFLRTTADPKDLKADCYELNIADEQPEGFLTGSIVGWKKTDEPIKGSGDWRKFSVTAEGNRVRVQLDGKEIMDFTDESAARKSGLLGLQKNKGKVEFRNLAVKPLGMEKLFNGKDTAGWTLVPGSKSKFDIVDGAIHCHDGPGFLETEREFGNFVARVDAQTHAADLNSGYFFRAMKGTEKDPSNGYEVQVHNGIENGDPCRASNAGTGAIFRRVSARRVIPKDKEWCTTTLVANGNRMAVWVNGYAVVDWEDTRKPDENPRKGQRTKAGHISLQGHDPTTDVSFRNIQVVELP
- the floA gene encoding flotillin-like protein FloA (flotillin-like protein involved in membrane lipid rafts) yields the protein MLAQVGNGGGGNGQGPLFWGIVGIVVLALFVFLMVLARYFGLWIQSKMSRAGISLPNLVMMSIRKVNPSVIVRTKIMAVQAGLTEQYPISTQALEAHYLAGGNVQNVIRALVAAHKAGIDMDWQVAQAIDLAGRDVLEAVRTSVYPKVIECPDPRKTAGTLDSVAADGIQLKARARVTVRTNIKQLIGGATEETIVARVGQGIVQAIGSTSSYKLVLENPELISQTVLNQGLEAQTSFEIVSIDIADIDVGDNIGARLQADQAEADMRVAQARAEQRRAEMAAREVEMVAKTQENRAEVVLAEAAIPKAVAEAFRDGSLGLLDYYEIKNLQADTSMRSSIAGVKAEGNSASA